The proteins below are encoded in one region of Silene latifolia isolate original U9 population chromosome 2, ASM4854445v1, whole genome shotgun sequence:
- the LOC141641329 gene encoding protein FAR1-RELATED SEQUENCE 5-like gives MSCMDIVAVENVTDDGTPKAPVTEEEFCRQVEDAFTPYVGMQFGDIEEAITFYNVYALAIGFDVRKYTTKKWRDGTIKSKLLVCNREGFTPITKENISNEGNEVKQERRTKLKRMGCKARIREFQKLSKNISKFHMGLIVANSRLNIGATKTYRMCKELVKGFENIGASLNDFKKFQRDIKCFVHERDGQLFIDRFKSMAETQPGFYFDYDVDSDGSLCRAIWADGIARRNYVAFGDAVSYDPTYSTNKYSMVFTPFTGVDNHKRSVTFCCAIIAKENHESFKWVFDRFLIAMGGKEPEYLITDQDPGIMIAFRLVFKTARHRFCMWHIMNKVPTKYGSSRADYRDFLEKLNAIIWDENLVAEEFDGKWLEIMDQHIVGDVEWFVDCYSIRKQWVMAHCKDLNMGAVMRTTQRSESENSFFKRFEHKSGTLVEFWMRFESTMEQQRHNTKRLDNENRQSNPNLSTKLAIESDGARVYTHDVFEEFQEEVKYSTGTCSCKGFVVLGNLEVSTVIDAERSRTLEARCTCRLFERRGLLCRHIIWIYSDNSVKKIPEYAVARRWKKDDVRGTECIYDGEEIVDMDIIDAKQLEMTKLWSEVYETVGLLGGRDKEDVESLSKLIRDFREKLLPPVDELSKKEEMEKLLGCKASKEITILPPKYSKNKGSGKRLLSRKSKAIAIASKPKRMCNNCKQMGHHDRRNYPNPFAERPPQLQESSEEEEEEEEEEDEEEKEEGEEEDASEE, from the exons ATGTCTTGTATGGATATTGTAGCAGTGGAGAATG TGACAGATGATGGTACACCAAAAGCACCTGTTACGGAGGAGGAATTTTGTAGGCAGGTGGAAGATGCTTTTACACCGTACGTCGGAATGCAGTTTGGGGACATTGAGGAAGCTATTACTTTTTATAATGTGTACGCACTTGCTATTGGATTTGATGTGCGTAAGTACACGACAAAGAAGTGGCGTGATGGCACTATAAAATCGAAGCTTCTGGTGTGTAACAGGGAAGGTTTCACTCCAATAACTAAGGAGAACATAAGTAATGAGGGGAATGAGGTGAAGCAGGAAAGGAGAACTAAGTTAAAGAGAATGGGGTGCAAGGCTAGAATTAG AGAGTTTCAGAAGCTATCGAAAAACATTTCAAAGTTTCACATGGGTTTGATTGTCGCAAATTCAAGG CTAAATATTGGAGCAACAAAGACTTACAGAATGTGTAAGGAGCTTGTTAAGGGTTTTGAGAATATTGGAGCTAGTTTGAATGACTTCAAGAAATTCCAAAGAGACATTAAGTGTTTCGTTCACGAGAGGGATGGACAGCTTTTTATTGATCGTTTCAAGAGCATGGCAGAAACTCAGCCAGGTTTCTACTTCGACTATGATGTGGACTCAGATGGTAGCCTGTGTAGGGCAATTTGGGCTGATGGTATTGCTAGGAGGAATTATGTCGCATTTGGTGATGCTGTTTCTTATGACCCTACCTACTCGACAAACAAGTACTCAATGGTTTTCACTCCATTCACTGGTGTTGACAACCATAAACGATCCGTAACCTTTTGTTGCGCAATTATTGCAAAAGAAAATCATGAATCGTTTAAGTGGGTATTTGATAGGTTTCTCATTGCAATGGGGGGTAAGGAACCAGAGTATTTAATAACCGATCAGGATCCAGGGATTATGATAGCTTTTCGCCTTGTTTTCAAGACAGCAAGACATAGGTtttgtatgtggcatattatgAATAAGGTGCCTACTAAGTATGGTAGCTCGCGAGCTGATTACCGGGATTTCTTGGAGAAATTAAATGCTATCATATGGGACGAGAATCTTGTAGCGGAGGAGTTTGATGGTAAGTGGTTAGAAATAATGGATCAACATATAGTTGGTGATGTTGAGTGGTTTGTTGACTGCTACTCTATAAGGAAGCAGTGGGTGATGGCCCATTGTAAAGACTTGAATATGGGTGCTGTAATGAGGACGACGCAGAGGTCAGAGAGTGAGAACAGTTTTTTTAAGCGGTTTGAGCACAAATCTGGTACTTTGGTAGAGTTTTGGATGCGCTTTGAAAGTACTATGGAACAACAAAGACACAATACAAAGAGACTTGACAACGAAAACCGACAATCAAACCCGAACCTGTCTACTAAGTTGGCAATAGAGAGTGACGGGGCAAGGGTTTACACACATGACGTGTTTGAGGAGTTTCAAGAGGAGGTGAAGTACTCCACTGGTACATGTAGTTGCAAGGGTTTTGTGGTATTGGGTAACTTAGAGGTGAGTACCGTGATCGATGCAGAGAGAAGCC GTACACTCGAGGCGAGATGTACGTGTAGACTGTTTGAGCGTAGGGGACTGCTATGCAGACATATAATTTGGATTTATTCGGACAATAGTGTAAAAAAAATTCCGGAATATGCAGTTGCCAGGAGATGGAAGAAAGATGATGTGAGGGGAACTGAGTGCATTTATGACGGAGAGGAAATTGTGGACATGGATATCATCGACGCAAAACAGCTTGAGATGACGAAACTGTGGTCAGAAGTTTATGAGACCGTTGGATTACTTGGTGGCAGAGATAAGGAAGATGTTGAGAGCCTTTCCAAACTAATTAGAGACTTTCGAGAAAAGCTATTACCGCCAGTTGATGAATTGAGTAAAAAAGAAGAAATGGAAAAATTACTTGGCTGTAAAGCAAGTAAGGAGATCACTATACTACCACCTAAGTATTCGAAAAATAAGGGTAGTGGGAAAAGGTTATTGTCTAGGAAGTCAAAGGCGATTGCAATTGCAAGTAAGCCGAAACGGATGTGCAATAATTGCAAGCAAATGGGGCACCACGACAGGAGGAACTACCCTAACCCGTTTGCAGAGCGTCCACCACAATTGCAAGAatcaagtgaagaagaagaagaggaggaggaggaagaggacgaAGAGGAGAAAGAGGAGGGGGAAGAAGAGGATGCATCAGAAGAATAG